The Pelodiscus sinensis isolate JC-2024 chromosome 5, ASM4963464v1, whole genome shotgun sequence genome includes a region encoding these proteins:
- the LOC102460451 gene encoding UDP-glucuronosyltransferase 2A2 isoform X4, which produces MASTTTRTIASKKHIQFLALQLTLLGTVFCGNVLIWPSEGSHWLNIKIIIQELIRREHNVTVLVSNSSLFITPHGETAEKFEVFSVPFGKKHIDSLIKDIVNLWLYNKPTALTFWKFYKEMGKLTRTSNELNRQACDGVLANQDLMVRLQRGKYDVLLADPVCVCGDLIALKLRIPFVYSLRFTPASTVERHCGKMPTPPSYVPAALSELTDKLSFRERIKNIVSYRLQDYVFQSYWGEWDLYYSEILDGSHWLSIKLVLEELVLRGHDVTVLVPSANFLMDYNDPFSPFDFEVLPVPFTKETLEAVFEDFLKLCLYELPHLSYWEGLVKTKEFMEAFTKISRQICDSVVLDSWLVAKLRDVGFDVLISDPLSLGGELVAELLGIPFVYTFRFSEGNTVERLCGGLPAPPSYVPTSTGGLTDRMSFTERMTNLLLYIFHDVFFLYFWADEWNQYYSNVLGKPTTLCETMGKAEMWLIRTYWDFEFPRPFLPNFEFVGGLHCQPAKPLPEEMEAFVQSSGEHGIVVFSLGSLIYNLTEERSNMIALALSQIPQKVLWRYKGKTPETLGPNTKIYDWIPQNDLLGHPKTKAFITHGGTNGIYEAIYHGIPMVGIPMFADQPDNIVHMKAKGMAVELDFNTMQAQDLIDALNSVINNSSYKENAMRLSQIHHDQPMKPLDRAVFWIEFVMRHKGAKHLRPAAHELTWYQYHCLDVLMFLLACAAAAVFISVKCCMFCCKKCGWVVKKKKTE; this is translated from the exons ATGGCTTCTACCACAACCAGAACCATTGCGTCAAAGAAGCACATCCAATTTCTAGCCCTTCAGCTCACTCTGCTAGGAACAGTCTTCTGTGGGAATGTGCTGATTTGGCCTTCAGAAGGCAGCCACTGGCTAAATATTAAGATTATTATACAGGAACTGATACGCCGAGAGCACAATGTCACTGTCCTGGTGTCAAACTCTTCCCTCTTCATCACACCGCATGGTGAGACAGCAGAGAAGTTTGAGGTGTTCTCTGTGCCTTTTGGGAAGAAACACATTGACTCCTTGATCAAAGACATAGTGAACTTGTGGCTGTATAATAAGCCAACAGCACTGACCTTCTGGAAGTTCTACAAGGAAATGGGAAAACTGACCAGGACTAGCAATGAGCTAAATAGACAGGCATGTGATGGCGTGTTAGCCAACCAGGATTTGATGGTTCGGCTACAGAGGGGCAAGTATGACGTGCTTCTGGCTGATCCGGTGTGTGTCTGTGGTGACCTAATTGCTCTCAAGCTCAGAATTCCATTTGTGTACTCTCTGCGGTTCACACCAGCCTCGACTGTGGAGCGGCATTGTGGGAAGATGCCCACTCCACCTTCGTACGTGCCTGCAGCCTTGTCTGAACTCACAGACAAGTTGTCGTTCCGCGAAAGAATAAAAAACATAGTGTCTTACCGCCTCCAGGACTACGTTTTTCAGAGTTATTGGGGAGAATGGGATTTGTACTACAGTGAAATTCT CGATGGCAGTCACTGGCTCAGCATCAAACTGGTGCTGGAGGAACTCGTCCTGCGGGGCCACGATGTGACTGTGCTGGTGCCGTCGGCAAACTTCCTCATGGATTACAATGACCCCTTCTCCCCATTTGACTTTGAGGTCCTGCCGGTGCCCTTTACCAAGGAGACCCTGGAGGCCGTGTTCGAGGACTTCCTGAAGCTCTGCCTTTATGAGCTTCCCCATCTGTCCTACTGGGAGGGCCTGGTGAAAACGAAAGAATTCATGGAAGCATTTACCAAGATATCCAGGCAGATCTGTGACAGTGTCGTGCTGGACTCCTGGCTGGTAGCCAAGCTACGGGACGTGGGGTTTGATGTTCTAATCTCAGACCCTCTTTCTCTGGGTGGTGAGCTAGTAGCAGAGTTGCTTGGAATCCCCTTTGTCTACACTTTCCGATTCTCTGAAGGGAACACGGTGGAGCGGCTGTGTGGGGGgcttcctgcccctccttcctACGTGCCTACCAGCACGGGGGGACTGACGGACAGGATGTCCTTCACTGAGAGGATGACAAACTTGCTGCTATATATTTTCCACGACGTGTTTTTCTTGTATTTCTGGGCGGATGAGTGGAATCAGTATTACAGCAACGTCTTAG GAAAGCCCACGACGCTGTGTGAAACGATGGGGAAAGCAGAGATGTGGCTGATCCGGACGTACTGGGACTTTGAATTCCCGCGCCCGTTCCTGCCGAACTTTGAGTTTGTCGGGGGACTTCACTGCCAGCCTGCAAAGCCTTTACCTGAG GAAATGGAAGCGTTTGTCCAGAGTTCGGGGGAGCATGGCATTGTAGTATTCTCACTGGGATCGTTGATTTACAACTTAACCGAGGAGAGAAGTAACATGATTGCCTTGGCGCTCAGCCAGATTCCACAAAAG GTTCTTTGGAGGTACAAAGGGAAGACGCCGGAAACGTTAGGACCCAACACTAAGATTTATGACTGGATCCCCCAGAACGACCTGCTTG GCCATCCCAAGACCAAAGCCTTTATCACTCATGGTGGAACCAATGGGATCTATGAAGCTATCTACCACGGGATTCCCATGGTTGGGATTCCCATGTTTGCCGACCAGCCGGATAACATTGTTCACATGAAGGCGAAAGGGATGGCAGTTGAGCTGGATTTTAACACGATGCAAGCCCAAGATTTAATTGATGCACTGAACAGCGTCATTAACAACTCCAG CTACAAAGAAAATGCGATGAGGTTATCCCAGATTCACCACGACCAGCCCATGAAACCTCTGGACCGAGCTGTCTTCTGGATCGAGTTTGTCATGCGCCACAAAGGGGCAAAGCACTTGAGACCAGCAGCTCATGAGCTCACCTGGTACCAGTACCACTGCCTGGACGTCCTGATGTTCTTGCTTgcctgtgcagcagctgctgttttcATTTCTGTCAAGTGCTGCATGTTTTGCTGTAAGAAATGTGGCTGGGttgtaaagaaaaagaaaaccgaATAG
- the LOC102460451 gene encoding UDP-glucuronosyltransferase 2A1 isoform X2, which yields MVRVQSTRRIFLCLSLLMGNVLSGKLLVWPADYSHWMNLKVVTEELASMGHNVTVLVHSASLSARPGSTSALHFEPIEVGFTSDGLRSLWDKFLQFWVYERARVSFWEMHNTMRSLSRSVSRMQRDICNGAVKNRQLLEKLRLSHYDVLLSDPVLPCGELLAELLQVPFIFTLRFSPGFAFERLCGQILAPPSYVPAATSELQEKMSFLERTENLLLYLVHDILQLLVWKEWDSYYSSVLGKPTTLCETMGKAEMWLIRTYWDFEFPRPFLPNFEFVGGLHCQPAKPLPEEMEAFVQSSGEHGIVVFSLGSLIYNLTEERSNMIALALSQIPQKVLWRYKGKTPETLGPNTKIYDWIPQNDLLGHPKTKAFITHGGTNGIYEAIYHGIPMVGIPMFADQPDNIVHMKAKGMAVELDFNTMQAQDLIDALNSVINNSSYKENAMRLSQIHHDQPMKPLDRAVFWIEFVMRHKGAKHLRPAAHELTWYQYHCLDVLMFLLACAAAAVFISVKCCMFCCKKCGWVVKKKKTE from the exons ATGGTACGTGTGCAGAGCACCCGCCGGATATTTCTTTGCCTCTCCCTGCTGATGGGGAACGTGCTCTCTGGGAAGCTGCTAGTGTGGCCTGCAGATTACAGCCACTGGATGAATCTGAAAGTGGTGACGGAGGAACTGGCAAGCATGGGGCATAACGTTACGGTGCTGGTCCACTCCGCATCCCTTTCTGCCCGCCCGGGTTCGACGTCCGCTCTTCATTTCGAACCCATCGAGGTCGGATTTACCTCTGACGGGCTGCGGTCGCTGTGGGATAAATTCCTGCAGTTCTGGGTCTATGAGAGAGCTCGGGTTTCCTTCTGGGAAATGCACAACACAATGAGGAGCCTCTCGCGGAGCGTCTCTCGCATGCAGAGGGACATCTGCAACGGGGCAGTCAAAAACAGGCAGCTGCTGGAAAAGCTGCGGTTGTCCCACTACGACGTGCTCCTCTCAGACCCAGTGCTTCCCTGTGGGGAGCTGCTGGCGGAGCTGCTGCAGGTGCCGTTCATCTTCACCCTGAGGTTTTCCCCGGGCTTTGCGTTTGAGAGACTGTGTGGTCAGATATTGGCTCCTCCCTCTTACGTGCCAGCGGCCACCTCAGAACTCCAGGAGAAGATGTCCTTCTTGGAGAGGACTGAAAACCTGTTGCTCTACCTTGTCCATGACATTCTGCAGCTCCTGGTGTGGAAGGAATGGGACTCCTATTATAGCAGTGTCTTGG GAAAGCCCACGACGCTGTGTGAAACGATGGGGAAAGCAGAGATGTGGCTGATCCGGACGTACTGGGACTTTGAATTCCCGCGCCCGTTCCTGCCGAACTTTGAGTTTGTCGGGGGACTTCACTGCCAGCCTGCAAAGCCTTTACCTGAG GAAATGGAAGCGTTTGTCCAGAGTTCGGGGGAGCATGGCATTGTAGTATTCTCACTGGGATCGTTGATTTACAACTTAACCGAGGAGAGAAGTAACATGATTGCCTTGGCGCTCAGCCAGATTCCACAAAAG GTTCTTTGGAGGTACAAAGGGAAGACGCCGGAAACGTTAGGACCCAACACTAAGATTTATGACTGGATCCCCCAGAACGACCTGCTTG GCCATCCCAAGACCAAAGCCTTTATCACTCATGGTGGAACCAATGGGATCTATGAAGCTATCTACCACGGGATTCCCATGGTTGGGATTCCCATGTTTGCCGACCAGCCGGATAACATTGTTCACATGAAGGCGAAAGGGATGGCAGTTGAGCTGGATTTTAACACGATGCAAGCCCAAGATTTAATTGATGCACTGAACAGCGTCATTAACAACTCCAG CTACAAAGAAAATGCGATGAGGTTATCCCAGATTCACCACGACCAGCCCATGAAACCTCTGGACCGAGCTGTCTTCTGGATCGAGTTTGTCATGCGCCACAAAGGGGCAAAGCACTTGAGACCAGCAGCTCATGAGCTCACCTGGTACCAGTACCACTGCCTGGACGTCCTGATGTTCTTGCTTgcctgtgcagcagctgctgttttcATTTCTGTCAAGTGCTGCATGTTTTGCTGTAAGAAATGTGGCTGGGttgtaaagaaaaagaaaaccgaATAG
- the LOC102460451 gene encoding UDP-glucuronosyltransferase 2A1 isoform X1, whose product MASTTTRTIASKKHIQFLALQLTLLGTVFCGNVLIWPSEGSHWLNIKIIIQELIRREHNVTVLVSNSSLFITPHGETAEKFEVFSVPFGKKHIDSLIKDIVNLWLYNKPTALTFWKFYKEMGKLTRTSNELNRQACDGVLANQDLMVRLQRGKYDVLLADPVCVCGDLIALKLRIPFVYSLRFTPASTVERHCGKMPTPPSYVPAALSELTDKLSFRERIKNIVSYRLQDYVFQSYWGEWDLYYSEILGKPTTLCETMGKAEMWLIRTYWDFEFPRPFLPNFEFVGGLHCQPAKPLPEEMEAFVQSSGEHGIVVFSLGSLIYNLTEERSNMIALALSQIPQKVLWRYKGKTPETLGPNTKIYDWIPQNDLLGHPKTKAFITHGGTNGIYEAIYHGIPMVGIPMFADQPDNIVHMKAKGMAVELDFNTMQAQDLIDALNSVINNSSYKENAMRLSQIHHDQPMKPLDRAVFWIEFVMRHKGAKHLRPAAHELTWYQYHCLDVLMFLLACAAAAVFISVKCCMFCCKKCGWVVKKKKTE is encoded by the exons ATGGCTTCTACCACAACCAGAACCATTGCGTCAAAGAAGCACATCCAATTTCTAGCCCTTCAGCTCACTCTGCTAGGAACAGTCTTCTGTGGGAATGTGCTGATTTGGCCTTCAGAAGGCAGCCACTGGCTAAATATTAAGATTATTATACAGGAACTGATACGCCGAGAGCACAATGTCACTGTCCTGGTGTCAAACTCTTCCCTCTTCATCACACCGCATGGTGAGACAGCAGAGAAGTTTGAGGTGTTCTCTGTGCCTTTTGGGAAGAAACACATTGACTCCTTGATCAAAGACATAGTGAACTTGTGGCTGTATAATAAGCCAACAGCACTGACCTTCTGGAAGTTCTACAAGGAAATGGGAAAACTGACCAGGACTAGCAATGAGCTAAATAGACAGGCATGTGATGGCGTGTTAGCCAACCAGGATTTGATGGTTCGGCTACAGAGGGGCAAGTATGACGTGCTTCTGGCTGATCCGGTGTGTGTCTGTGGTGACCTAATTGCTCTCAAGCTCAGAATTCCATTTGTGTACTCTCTGCGGTTCACACCAGCCTCGACTGTGGAGCGGCATTGTGGGAAGATGCCCACTCCACCTTCGTACGTGCCTGCAGCCTTGTCTGAACTCACAGACAAGTTGTCGTTCCGCGAAAGAATAAAAAACATAGTGTCTTACCGCCTCCAGGACTACGTTTTTCAGAGTTATTGGGGAGAATGGGATTTGTACTACAGTGAAATTCTAG GAAAGCCCACGACGCTGTGTGAAACGATGGGGAAAGCAGAGATGTGGCTGATCCGGACGTACTGGGACTTTGAATTCCCGCGCCCGTTCCTGCCGAACTTTGAGTTTGTCGGGGGACTTCACTGCCAGCCTGCAAAGCCTTTACCTGAG GAAATGGAAGCGTTTGTCCAGAGTTCGGGGGAGCATGGCATTGTAGTATTCTCACTGGGATCGTTGATTTACAACTTAACCGAGGAGAGAAGTAACATGATTGCCTTGGCGCTCAGCCAGATTCCACAAAAG GTTCTTTGGAGGTACAAAGGGAAGACGCCGGAAACGTTAGGACCCAACACTAAGATTTATGACTGGATCCCCCAGAACGACCTGCTTG GCCATCCCAAGACCAAAGCCTTTATCACTCATGGTGGAACCAATGGGATCTATGAAGCTATCTACCACGGGATTCCCATGGTTGGGATTCCCATGTTTGCCGACCAGCCGGATAACATTGTTCACATGAAGGCGAAAGGGATGGCAGTTGAGCTGGATTTTAACACGATGCAAGCCCAAGATTTAATTGATGCACTGAACAGCGTCATTAACAACTCCAG CTACAAAGAAAATGCGATGAGGTTATCCCAGATTCACCACGACCAGCCCATGAAACCTCTGGACCGAGCTGTCTTCTGGATCGAGTTTGTCATGCGCCACAAAGGGGCAAAGCACTTGAGACCAGCAGCTCATGAGCTCACCTGGTACCAGTACCACTGCCTGGACGTCCTGATGTTCTTGCTTgcctgtgcagcagctgctgttttcATTTCTGTCAAGTGCTGCATGTTTTGCTGTAAGAAATGTGGCTGGGttgtaaagaaaaagaaaaccgaATAG
- the LOC102460451 gene encoding UDP-glucuronosyltransferase 2A2 isoform X3, translating to MGKAEMWLIRTYWDFEFPRPFLPNFEFVGGLHCQPAKPLPEEMEAFVQSSGEHGIVVFSLGSLIYNLTEERSNMIALALSQIPQKVLWRYKGKTPETLGPNTKIYDWIPQNDLLGHPKTKAFITHGGTNGIYEAIYHGIPMVGIPMFADQPDNIVHMKAKGMAVELDFNTMQAQDLIDALNSVINNSSYKENAMRLSQIHHDQPMKPLDRAVFWIEFVMRHKGAKHLRPAAHELTWYQYHCLDVLMFLLACAAAAVFISVKCCMFCCKKCGWVVKKKKTE from the exons ATGGGGAAAGCAGAGATGTGGCTGATCCGGACGTACTGGGACTTTGAATTCCCGCGCCCGTTCCTGCCGAACTTTGAGTTTGTCGGGGGACTTCACTGCCAGCCTGCAAAGCCTTTACCTGAG GAAATGGAAGCGTTTGTCCAGAGTTCGGGGGAGCATGGCATTGTAGTATTCTCACTGGGATCGTTGATTTACAACTTAACCGAGGAGAGAAGTAACATGATTGCCTTGGCGCTCAGCCAGATTCCACAAAAG GTTCTTTGGAGGTACAAAGGGAAGACGCCGGAAACGTTAGGACCCAACACTAAGATTTATGACTGGATCCCCCAGAACGACCTGCTTG GCCATCCCAAGACCAAAGCCTTTATCACTCATGGTGGAACCAATGGGATCTATGAAGCTATCTACCACGGGATTCCCATGGTTGGGATTCCCATGTTTGCCGACCAGCCGGATAACATTGTTCACATGAAGGCGAAAGGGATGGCAGTTGAGCTGGATTTTAACACGATGCAAGCCCAAGATTTAATTGATGCACTGAACAGCGTCATTAACAACTCCAG CTACAAAGAAAATGCGATGAGGTTATCCCAGATTCACCACGACCAGCCCATGAAACCTCTGGACCGAGCTGTCTTCTGGATCGAGTTTGTCATGCGCCACAAAGGGGCAAAGCACTTGAGACCAGCAGCTCATGAGCTCACCTGGTACCAGTACCACTGCCTGGACGTCCTGATGTTCTTGCTTgcctgtgcagcagctgctgttttcATTTCTGTCAAGTGCTGCATGTTTTGCTGTAAGAAATGTGGCTGGGttgtaaagaaaaagaaaaccgaATAG